A segment of the Anopheles cruzii chromosome 2, idAnoCruzAS_RS32_06, whole genome shotgun sequence genome:
ATTGTATAAAATTTCCTTACTTAACATATCGAGGCTCTAGGTGTTTTCGTGTACGTATAAGTACAACCATCTAAACTAGAATGCTTATTCAAACCGATCTCATGCAATTCTTCAACATTCAATCAATTTGAATGCTGCGGAGGAAGTGAGAAACTATACCTTTATTGACCGTGAAActccaaacaaaaaatgtaccACATTTAAAATTTTCTATCGTTCGCTTATCTTATCATTGGTTCGTTTTTGATACGCGCAAATTTAATGCGATTCTTCCATTTTAATTCTTATACAAAATTTCTCTCAACACCTATCAATTATAGAGTGACTCTCCTAGCTTCCTACATAGAAAGTAAAGCATTTGATGGCCGTGTACATCCAAGTTACATTCATTAAACGGTGTAGAGAAAAATTGATATTTTACAGTACAAAGATGCTTTATCTTCTAACGATACTCTAATTCTTGTGCTAGATGCATGAGATTTATGATTACAAATCGAATTTAGTACATACTCGAAACGGAAAAGAGTTACTTCTGTAAGATGGCGGACCTCTGAAATGCTTTACGATTTTGTCGATTACTTCTTAATTAGCGTATTCCCAGTCCAcatgaaatatttccaatCTTTACATAACTTTACATTGCTGCATGTTTCAATTGATAGGTGTTACTTTAAATCTGTCTATTTTTaatacaaacatacaaaaagcAAAGAGGAAAAGTTATGAACTCAAATTTCATGAAAAACTAACAAATAATGTCAAAGAAAAGGTAGACAGAAATAAAAAGCAGGACCTTTTGCGTGTCGAGTTAagtgaagaaataaaaacaaaaccattggCGCAACATAAAGAAAATACAGGGAGTGACACGGTCGAACACTGCTGCGAAAAAGCATTTAATCCGTCGGTTGAAAAGTGAATGTTCAGTGAGCATAGTATAACTTAAAGGAATATGTACTATCAAGATATTTGGTTAGGTAGAACTTGAATTTGAAaagatattatttatttaagtaTTCGTTAACGCAATATCGTCACTTTTCGAGACagaattttcgttttttggaacTGCACTTTGAACTGTattaataaacgattcaaaTGGAAATGTatgaacaagaaaacaaacaaaacaaacaaaataattatttCAACTGCTATTTTATCCATAATTTTCTTCAAACGCATACATAATCTTTCTGTAAACTAACAATTTGTCTGTGATTTCATCTCTATCGCTTGATACTTTCCACTAATTCGCACCCCATCGAGCCCTACCGTACAGTCTTTCTGTTTTGTATGTTTATCTCACGCCACAGAGATTTCAGTTATccacagtaaaaaaaaaaacgagggaaATACGCCGGTTTAAAAACTTTTGTTAAAGTTTGCACAACTAGCAGACGGTCGATAAAGCGATGCTTCTGTTTCACTTAGGTTCCTCTGTTCCTTCCGTTTGTCGTAAGACAAATCGGTTGGCGTAGTTAAGCCCAAATTCTTATGAATACACCGgttacaaaaaaataaaaatatattgcaaaaatttaaaactgcCTTTAGCGATTCCAGTTCGTATAGAAACGGAAGAATCCTCTTCCGTTGCTATTTAGTGTCCTTAGAATTAGAAAAGACTCATCTTAACGATTGCCGAATGAATGCTTTCTCCGTTCGCTTAGATGTTTCTACGCATCGAAGTTTCATCCGATATCTCTCAACTATACTCTCCATCAGTGAGTCCAGATTGAAATATGAGATAGtcgtaaaaatatgtttacctATTGTACATAGCGCGATGtgagaaacaacaaaaaaagtacaTTCTCTGCTACTTAAATAAACAACCGTTCGATTGATATCAATTTATctaaaataacaaataatagAATAATATTATTAATGATCATCGTAATAGTATAATAATATATTATCCGCCGTAATTGCATTATTTACACCGGGAACCCTTCCTTCGGAAAATGGGTATCGGATGTACAGCTTAGGACTGAAGTACATCTACTGCTTTCGTGAGTTAGCAGTTAAGTTATCGCCCACTCTCACGTCCCCTTTCCCCTTTCCACCTGGAAGTAATGTAAGTCTTAATCCCTCATTTAACTCCTCATATACACAATATCGTTTACGTTAATTCGTCACGCCATGCAATTCTACCGGACCATCGGCGGCGTCGTTTGGAAAAACGTATAAAAAGAATccaaaaaatttaaaacaaacagcagAGAAACACTTCGCAGGTAAATTGCAACTAACGAAAAAGTGAACAAGCCATCAACAACGAATTGCCTCACGGTAGAGTGCGGTCAACGTTGAAGTCTTGCGTGAAAAATCTATTACACTTCAACCTGAGAACGCTAGCAGAATAATCCGTGGCGGTAGGTGAAATATAGATCAGGAATTTAAGCGTCGCTTGCCTGTCATCGAACCCCAATCGATTGCGTCGTGCTCCACGAATGCAACCAGCTTTTCCCGGCACAGGATGGGCTCGATTAGAACATTAAAGGCTATTGCGTCTCGTCCACTATCAGCATGATTTGGTGCGTGGGCTCCTGGGTGCTACGTACACACTCGTTCTGATGGGTGATCCAGTCCTTGCGCTGGCAGAATGTTGAGCAGTAGGGCGTTCTTCGGCATAGAGAACATTCGGCCAGCGCTTCGCGGTTGCAGTTGGCGCACTGTTTGCAGAGCAGAGGGCGGAAGGTAAAAGTAACAAAAGGAACTGTAGCTTCAAGAGTTGCAAGACAGACCATATTAACTTACCTTTTTGTTCGCATGAATCGATCCCGGAGGTATGCAATTGCTATTTATGTTCTGCTCTTGCTCGAGCTGCGACACGGTCAGTATTGCTGCGTCCCGTTCACGCTGCATACAATCGATCTGGCGGTTGTGGAATTCCTGTGCCTCGCCAATACACTTTCTCAACTCCTGCGATAGTTTCGCCATCTGCGTGCATAGTGTTTTCATCTTCTCGAACGGAACGCTCGCATCGGCCAGTACTgcaaagcaatagaaaatgattaaaaattatCTTACAGGAGGATCAGGAGCTTCATTTGAAGGAATTTTACAGCCCTCAAAACTCTTTTTAATTCAAACAGTGATTTAAAGGATCTCAATCGTTTAAAACCATGCTGAATGCCTATTAAactttttaaattcaaaacatcGTATCTCTGTCACGATTAAGAATACGTACACTGAGCCGTTTGATCGACGTACTCGGTCGCACTTTCAATGCCTTCCGTTAACGCTTGCCATGGTTCTTctttggttgcgatggcgAGATCATTCTGCAgatcctgctgttgctgctgctcctgttgtTGCTGGACAACCTTCACGGTAGTagtggtcgtggtggtgctcgtATTATTCGTAATAATCGGCGTTGCGTTTATCGTAGCCGTCGCCTGATGAAGTTGTCTTGTGGCGGCATGTACTTGAGCGGCCTGAACgacttgttgctgctgtgactggtgatgatgttgctgctgatgatgatgggcaacGGCGGAGTTATTTACCACGCTGGTGACGGTTGTAGTTGCCGTATTGCCATTACTGCTGTTAATAATGGAGCCAGCATTGTTGGAGTGCACGATGGCACTATTGTTTGACGCACCACCAGCATTGGTTGCCACTCCAGCGTTCGACCCCGACGTCGTGCTCGCGCTATTACTACTGTTTACTATGAtacgcttcttcttctccagctgTGGTGGCTCCGGTTCAATCTGGTTTCTTCGCCGACGCTTGTAAGGTGTAAACAATCGTACTGGTCCCGTGGCGGCTAAAAAATACGAACGATGGAATATACGACCAGCTGCTTTACAGAAAGACACATGAAGTTAAAAGAAATCACTCACTCTCTCCGGATTCGTCATCGCAACAGGCGGAACATGTGCAGCTGGTGGCGTGGGGCGTGAGGATGCCTTCGTCAATCAGGGTCTGCAAACTGCGACCTCCGTACCGTATCGATCGCTTCCAGTCCTTGCTAGAACCACGGCCACAGATATTCTCGAACTCGCTCGGGGTGTACCAGCCGTCTTTATGTTTGATGCACTTTCCTcgcccaccggaaccgagccGGCTTTTGTACAGCTCGCCGGTGGTTGTTTTGCATCGGACTTGTAGTATCTCCACGTTTGCCAGGTGATTCGCAAGTGCGCTGTTATTCTCTACGCGGTACTCCTGCGAGGATTGTGATCCCTGCGATTGGTTCTGCGATTGGCCGTCAACTAGCTGCTGTTGGTCGTCTTGCACGGTCTGATTTACCTGGTCGGCGCTCTGCTGCTGGATAACGATATGTGTTGGCTTCAGTTCGCCCCCCAGATCACCGACGACTGTGCTGCTCGAGACGAAACCGTTGTTGTCGACACAGATCATTGGTTTGAAGTGCTGTATCTGGTCCGAAGTGAGCACGTTGAAAGTTGCGCCACCGATCAGTGTACCGACTGGTAAGGATACAGGCACTTGCACTACTGTGTTGCCTTGCTGCACGTCGGTTGTAGTCACTAGGCGTGTT
Coding sequences within it:
- the LOC128277692 gene encoding deformed epidermal autoregulatory factor 1 yields the protein MDTDIPELSDEAEEQHVKLENGDEVTLPPRTRLVTTTDVQQGNTVVQVPVSLPVGTLIGGATFNVLTSDQIQHFKPMICVDNNGFVSSSTVVGDLGGELKPTHIVIQQQSADQVNQTVQDDQQQLVDGQSQNQSQGSQSSQEYRVENNSALANHLANVEILQVRCKTTTGELYKSRLGSGGRGKCIKHKDGWYTPSEFENICGRGSSKDWKRSIRYGGRSLQTLIDEGILTPHATSCTCSACCDDESGETATGPVRLFTPYKRRRRNQIEPEPPQLEKKKRIIVNSSNSASTTSGSNAGVATNAGGASNNSAIVHSNNAGSIINSSNGNTATTTVTSVVNNSAVAHHHQQQHHHQSQQQQVVQAAQVHAATRQLHQATATINATPIITNNTSTTTTTTTVKVVQQQQEQQQQQDLQNDLAIATKEEPWQALTEGIESATEYVDQTAQLLADASVPFEKMKTLCTQMAKLSQELRKCIGEAQEFHNRQIDCMQRERDAAILTVSQLEQEQNINSNCIPPGSIHANKKCANCNREALAECSLCRRTPYCSTFCQRKDWITHQNECVRSTQEPTHQIMLIVDETQ